Proteins encoded within one genomic window of Episyrphus balteatus chromosome 1, idEpiBalt1.1, whole genome shotgun sequence:
- the LOC129920181 gene encoding protein son of sevenless isoform X2 yields MFSHQLNSDSEEFNFSKNENVARWKGLFSPALKKVLEQVHPRLPAKEEALLFVEKLCLRILIMLCGKPSPHTIQDVEEKVKKSFPTPIDCWALHEAKESLKKKRKCVLPVDRVHALLQKDILQYKVDSSVTLFLVAVLEYISADILKLAGNYVQKIEHLEISREDIEVAMCADKVLMDMFYQSDMNNKIIPSPLPPAPRASLTYEEVVKELIHDEKQYQRDLHMIIRVFREELIKVVPDTREIEPIFSNILDIYEVTVTLLSSLEDVIEMSQEQSPPCVGSCFEELAEAEEFDVYTKYAQEVTSKTSRDALSTLLSKPDVAISLMSAGHGFREAVKYYLPKLLLVPIWHAFLYMDYIKSLMQLSPSQEDRESFEQVQGLLRPLRCDLENIVANLPKESVVPMHSRARRLLAIEKTRDLQNSVEHWDKDVGQCCNEFIREDTLSKLGSGKRITERKVYLFDGLIVLCKSIAKKQTVSTGASNYDFRLKEKFFMRRVEIIDRTDTEDLKYAFEISPRVEPAVILIAKNSQHKSDWMADLIMVNTKSMLDRILDSILLDMEKKHPLRLPSPDIYKFAIPDNVDNIVLEERESAGVPLIKGATLCKLIERLTYHIYADPMFVRTFLTTYRYFCSPQSLLQLLIERFNIPDPSLVYHEVPASERENNPDSEKLHKNSQREDWKRYRKEYVQPVQFRVLNVLRHWVDHHFYDFEKDPILLETLLHFLENVNGKSMKKWVDSVMKIVQRKNEQEKSQKQITFAYGNSPPPIEHHLQVPDSEINLLTLHPLELARQLTLLEFELYKNVKPSELVGSPWTKKDKEVKSPNLLKIMKYTTNVTRWFEKSIIMAENYEERVAMVARAIEVMMVMLELNNFNGILSIIAAMGSASVYRLKLTFQGLPARYEKFLEECRELNDDGHLKKYQEKLRSINPPCVPFFGRYLTNILHLEEGNPDFLPNSELINFSKRRKVAEIIGEIQQYQNQPYCLMVDPKIRNFLENLNPFKGMSDTDISNYLYHESLRIEPRGCKQPPKFARKWASITLKSPGIKPRRQTTSNINHSSNSNNSLPILSNLTFGSKMQNNVQYDGEQSPPSGMKPTSYAAMNVQSFSVFANVNIPEKSSGFWNQHLSSHHSQCSGSESLQYNSNLDAMYNTESETNHSLGEDLLSATNTSCAVAPILPKKATNINNCMMSTNAWSSDLANPTKSPLATSIGDFFQSQFMPKEVKMDSYNHSRDISIGSICESLASPAPLVAISPKTDHHSKQKIRSPFQNAPMHTQSFIPTKNSSSPKEPLHFSEATSSPYSLQSMELSIPISPHVNVPTTHLGFESAAPPPLPPRRRDRVESFNEMAQKQQAPDAPTLPPRDGELSPPPLPPRVMSTSGTLTKQQNSNVEISQHNLQLPNTSIIMMRRNSAMQNRGSTYSTSNSGAGRNEDQISSPSINFSSSPKTPKTFDGYDFSVIPCNNESTKAMHGKAASSSKAMFCSADATPKLPPKPVVSGSMFHADKITMFPYPSINND; encoded by the exons ATGTTTTCCCATCAATTAAATTCCGACTCCGAGGAGTTTAATTTCTCAAAGAATGAGAATGTTGCTCGTTGGAAGGGACTATTTAGTCCTGCGTTGAAAAAA GTATTGGAACAAGTACATCCACGATTGCCGGCCAAGGAGGAGGCTTTGTTATTTGTTGAAAAACTTTGTTTGCGTATTTTAATAATGCTGTGTGGAAAGCCATCGCCTCACACCATCCAG GACGTAGAGGAAAAGGTAAAGAAGTCATTTCCCACGCCAATTGATTGCTGGGCATTACACGAAGCTAAGgaaagtttgaagaaaaaaaggaaatgcGTTCTACCTGTCGACCGCGTGCACGCATTGCTACAAAAG gaTATTCTGCAATACAAAGTAGATAGTTCGGTAACTCTATTTTTGGTCGCTGTTCTCGAATATATCTCAGCTGATATTTTGAAACTGGCCGGTAACTATGTGCAAAAAATCGAACATCTTGAAATATCTCGTGAAGATATTGAAGTGGCTATGTGTGCCGACAAG GTATTAATGGATATGTTCTATCAATCTGATATGAACAACAAAATAATTCCTAGTCCATTGCCACCTGCCCCACGTGCAAGTCTTACATACGAAGAAGTAGTAAAAGAACTTATACATGACGAAAAGCAATATCAGCGTGATCTTCATATGATAATACGTGTGTTTCGAGAAGAATTGATTAAAGTAGTACCAGATACGAGGGAAATAGAGCCAATATTTTCCAATATTCTAGATATATACGAAGTAACAGTGACATTGTTGAGCTCATTGGAAGATGTAATCGAAATGTCTCAAGAGCAAAGTCCTCCATGTGTAGGAAGTTGCTTTGAAGAATTAGCCGAAGCGGAAGAATTCGATGTGTATACAAAGTACGCACAAGAAGTGACTTCAAAGACGTCTAGAGACGCTCTCTCAACTTTACTTTCCAAGCCAGATGta GCAATATCTTTGATGTCTGCTGGTCATGGATTTCGCGAAGCCGTAAAGTATTATTTGCCAAAGTTGCTGTTGGTTCCAATTTGGCATGCTTTCTTATATATGGACTACATAAAATCTTTGATGCAGCTGAGTCCTTCACAAGAGGATAGAGAAAGCTTTGAACAAGTTCAGGGTCTACTGAGGCCCTTGCGCTGTGatcttgaaaatattgttgCTAATTTACCCAA GGAATCAGTGGTACCGATGCATAGTCGTGCGCGTCGACTACTGGCAATAGAAAAGACCAgagatttacaaaattctgttgAACATTGGGATAAAGATGTTGGTCAATGCTGCAACGAGTTTATAAGAG agGACACTCTTAGTAAACTGGGTTCTGGAAAGAGAATAACCGAAAGAAAGGTCTATTTATTCGACGGGCTTATAGTTTTATGTAAATCTATTGCCAAAAAACAGACTGTCTCCACTGGAGCCTCAAACTACGATTTTAGActtaaagaaaaattctttaTGCGACGGGTTGAAATAATCGATCGAACCGATACTGAAGATTTAAAGTATGCATTCGAAATTTCTCCTAGAGTAGAACCTGCTGTTATTTTAATAG cGAAAAATTCTCAACACAAAAGTGATTGGATGGCCGACCTTATAATGGTGAACACAAAATCTATGTTAGATCGTATTTTGGATAGCATATTATTAGACATGGAGAAAAAGCATCCGCTGCGCCTACCCAGTCCTGACATATACAAATTTGCCATTCCTGACAATGTAGATAATATTGTTTTAGAAGAACGTGAAAGTGCTGGAGTTCCGCTTATaaag GGAGCTACGTTGTGTAAATTAATTGAACGTTTGACGTATCACATTTATGCAGATCCTATGTTTGTTAGGACATTTTTAACAACTTATCGATATTTCTGTTCACCTCAAAGTCTACTTCAACTTTTGATTGAACGTTTTAATATACCAGATCCAAGTTTAGTGTATCATGAGGTACCCGCTAGCGAAAGAGAAAATAATCCTGATTCTGaaaaattgcacaaaaattCTCAACGTGAAGATTGGAAACGTTACCGCAAGGAATATGTCCAACCTGTACAGTTTCGGGTGCTGAACGTTCTGCGACATTGGGTGGATCatcatttttatgattttgaaaaagatcCAATATTATTGGAGACATTGCTTCATTTCTTGGAAAATGTCAATGGAAAATCTATGAAGAAATGGGTTGATTCAGTGATGAAAATTGTTCAAAGAAAG AATGAACAAGAAAAGagtcaaaaacaaataacttttGCTTATGGCAACAGTCCTCCACCTATTGAACATCATCTTCAAGTACCAGATTCTGAAATAAATTTACTTACACTACATCCATTGGAACTTGCACGCCAACTAACTCTGCTTGAAtttgaattatataaaaatgtcAAACCATCAGAGTTAGTCGGATCACCGTGGACTAAGAAAGACAAAGAAGTTAAAAGCCcaaatcttttgaaaataatgaaatacaCCACAAATGTAACTCGatggtttgaaaaatcaataataatGGCTGAAAACTATGAAGAACGAGTAGCAATGGTGGCTCGAGCAATCGAAGTTATGATGGTTATGTTggaattaaataatttcaatggaATCTTATCGATTATTGCCGCAATGGGTAGCGCTTCGGTTTACAGACTTAAACTCACATTTCAGGGTCTACCTGCAAGATATGAAAAATTTCTTGAAGAATGTCGTGAGCTTAATGATGATGGACATTTGAAGAAATATCAAGAGAAATTGCGCTCAATAAACCCTCCATGTGTACCATTCTTTGGTAGATACCTCACAAATATATTGCATCTTGAAGAAGGAAATCCAGATTTTTTGCCAAATtcagaattaattaatttttcaaaaagaagaaaagtcGCTGAAATAATTGGTGAAATTCAACAATACCAAAATCAACCATATTGCTTGATGGTTGATCCAAAAATAAGg aatttTCTGGAGAATTTAAATCCTTTTAAAGGCATGTCAGACACTGACATATCAAATTACTTGTACCACGAAAGCTTACGGATTGAACCCCGGGGTTGCAAGCAGCCACCCAAGTTT gcACGAAAGTGGGCGTCAATTACACTGAAGTCTCCAGGAATTAAACCTCGACGACAAACAACCAGCAATATTAATCATAGTAGTAATAGCAATAATAGTCTaccaattttatcaaatttaaccTTCGGGTCTAAGATGCAGAACAATGTGCAATACGATGGAGAGCAGAGTCCACCTAGTGGAATGAAGCCAACCTCATATGCGGCGATGAATGTTCAatcattttcagtttttgcGAATGTAAATATACCTGAAAAAAGTAGTGGTTTTTGGAATCAACACTTGAGCAGTCACCACAGTCAATGTAGTGGCAGTGAGTCATTACAATATAATTCAAACTTGGATGCAATGTACAATACAGAATCGGAAACAAATCATAGTCTTGGCGAAGATTTGCTTTCAGCAACAAATACTTCATGTGCAGTCGCCCCGATTTTGCCTAAAAAagctacaaatataaataattgtaTGATGAGCACAAATGCATGGAGTTCGGATTTGGCAAATCCTACAAAAAGTCCTCTGGCAACCTCGATCGGAGACTTTTTTCAATCACAATTTATGCCAAAGGAAGTTAAAATGGATAGCTATAATCATAGTAGGGACATTTCAATTGGTAGTATATGTGAAAGTCTAGCTTCACCAGCACCTTTGGTTGCTATAAGCCCAAAAACTGATCATCATTCAAAGCAAAAAATTCGATCTCCATTCCAAAATGCACCTATGCATACTCAAAGTTTTATTCCTACAAAGAATTCGAG cAGTCCTAAGGAGCCATTACATTTTTCTGAGGCAACTTCATCTCCGTACTCTCTGCAGAGTATGGAGCTTTCCATTCCCATATCTCCTCACGTTAATGTTCCTACAACTCATCTTGGATTTGAATCAGCTGCTCCACCACCTCTTCCACCACGACGGAGGGACAGAGTAGAAAGTTTCAATGAAATGGCTCAAAAACAGCAGGCTCCAGATGCGCCTACA CTTCCTCCAAGAGATGGTGAACTTAGTCCACCACCTTTACCCCCTAGAGTTATGAGCACATCAGGCACcctaacaaaacaacaaaactcaAACGTAGAAATAAGTCAACACAATTTACAGCTTCCAAACACCAGTATTATAATGATGCGAAGAAACTCGGCGATGCAAAATAGAGGTTCCACTTATTCAACCTCAAACTCAGGTGCGGGCAGGAATGAAGACCAAATTTCATCACCCTCAATAAATTTTTCATCTTCGCCAAAAACACCGAAAACATTTGATGGTTATGATTTTTCAGTGATACCTTGCAATAATGAGTCAACAAAAGCTATGCATGGAAAAGCTGCGTCCTCATCCAAGGCAATGTTTTGCTCCGCTGACGCAACGCCCAAACTTCCACCAAAACCTGTGGTCAGCGGGAGTATGTTCCACGCCG ATAAAATTACGATGTTTCCCTATCCAAGTATAAACAATGATTAA
- the LOC129920181 gene encoding protein son of sevenless isoform X1 encodes MFSHQLNSDSEEFNFSKNENVARWKGLFSPALKKVLEQVHPRLPAKEEALLFVEKLCLRILIMLCGKPSPHTIQDVEEKVKKSFPTPIDCWALHEAKESLKKKRKCVLPVDRVHALLQKDILQYKVDSSVTLFLVAVLEYISADILKLAGNYVQKIEHLEISREDIEVAMCADKVLMDMFYQSDMNNKIIPSPLPPAPRASLTYEEVVKELIHDEKQYQRDLHMIIRVFREELIKVVPDTREIEPIFSNILDIYEVTVTLLSSLEDVIEMSQEQSPPCVGSCFEELAEAEEFDVYTKYAQEVTSKTSRDALSTLLSKPDVAISLMSAGHGFREAVKYYLPKLLLVPIWHAFLYMDYIKSLMQLSPSQEDRESFEQVQGLLRPLRCDLENIVANLPKESVVPMHSRARRLLAIEKTRDLQNSVEHWDKDVGQCCNEFIREDTLSKLGSGKRITERKVYLFDGLIVLCKSIAKKQTVSTGASNYDFRLKEKFFMRRVEIIDRTDTEDLKYAFEISPRVEPAVILIAKNSQHKSDWMADLIMVNTKSMLDRILDSILLDMEKKHPLRLPSPDIYKFAIPDNVDNIVLEERESAGVPLIKGATLCKLIERLTYHIYADPMFVRTFLTTYRYFCSPQSLLQLLIERFNIPDPSLVYHEVPASERENNPDSEKLHKNSQREDWKRYRKEYVQPVQFRVLNVLRHWVDHHFYDFEKDPILLETLLHFLENVNGKSMKKWVDSVMKIVQRKKNEQEKSQKQITFAYGNSPPPIEHHLQVPDSEINLLTLHPLELARQLTLLEFELYKNVKPSELVGSPWTKKDKEVKSPNLLKIMKYTTNVTRWFEKSIIMAENYEERVAMVARAIEVMMVMLELNNFNGILSIIAAMGSASVYRLKLTFQGLPARYEKFLEECRELNDDGHLKKYQEKLRSINPPCVPFFGRYLTNILHLEEGNPDFLPNSELINFSKRRKVAEIIGEIQQYQNQPYCLMVDPKIRNFLENLNPFKGMSDTDISNYLYHESLRIEPRGCKQPPKFARKWASITLKSPGIKPRRQTTSNINHSSNSNNSLPILSNLTFGSKMQNNVQYDGEQSPPSGMKPTSYAAMNVQSFSVFANVNIPEKSSGFWNQHLSSHHSQCSGSESLQYNSNLDAMYNTESETNHSLGEDLLSATNTSCAVAPILPKKATNINNCMMSTNAWSSDLANPTKSPLATSIGDFFQSQFMPKEVKMDSYNHSRDISIGSICESLASPAPLVAISPKTDHHSKQKIRSPFQNAPMHTQSFIPTKNSSSPKEPLHFSEATSSPYSLQSMELSIPISPHVNVPTTHLGFESAAPPPLPPRRRDRVESFNEMAQKQQAPDAPTLPPRDGELSPPPLPPRVMSTSGTLTKQQNSNVEISQHNLQLPNTSIIMMRRNSAMQNRGSTYSTSNSGAGRNEDQISSPSINFSSSPKTPKTFDGYDFSVIPCNNESTKAMHGKAASSSKAMFCSADATPKLPPKPVVSGSMFHADKITMFPYPSINND; translated from the exons ATGTTTTCCCATCAATTAAATTCCGACTCCGAGGAGTTTAATTTCTCAAAGAATGAGAATGTTGCTCGTTGGAAGGGACTATTTAGTCCTGCGTTGAAAAAA GTATTGGAACAAGTACATCCACGATTGCCGGCCAAGGAGGAGGCTTTGTTATTTGTTGAAAAACTTTGTTTGCGTATTTTAATAATGCTGTGTGGAAAGCCATCGCCTCACACCATCCAG GACGTAGAGGAAAAGGTAAAGAAGTCATTTCCCACGCCAATTGATTGCTGGGCATTACACGAAGCTAAGgaaagtttgaagaaaaaaaggaaatgcGTTCTACCTGTCGACCGCGTGCACGCATTGCTACAAAAG gaTATTCTGCAATACAAAGTAGATAGTTCGGTAACTCTATTTTTGGTCGCTGTTCTCGAATATATCTCAGCTGATATTTTGAAACTGGCCGGTAACTATGTGCAAAAAATCGAACATCTTGAAATATCTCGTGAAGATATTGAAGTGGCTATGTGTGCCGACAAG GTATTAATGGATATGTTCTATCAATCTGATATGAACAACAAAATAATTCCTAGTCCATTGCCACCTGCCCCACGTGCAAGTCTTACATACGAAGAAGTAGTAAAAGAACTTATACATGACGAAAAGCAATATCAGCGTGATCTTCATATGATAATACGTGTGTTTCGAGAAGAATTGATTAAAGTAGTACCAGATACGAGGGAAATAGAGCCAATATTTTCCAATATTCTAGATATATACGAAGTAACAGTGACATTGTTGAGCTCATTGGAAGATGTAATCGAAATGTCTCAAGAGCAAAGTCCTCCATGTGTAGGAAGTTGCTTTGAAGAATTAGCCGAAGCGGAAGAATTCGATGTGTATACAAAGTACGCACAAGAAGTGACTTCAAAGACGTCTAGAGACGCTCTCTCAACTTTACTTTCCAAGCCAGATGta GCAATATCTTTGATGTCTGCTGGTCATGGATTTCGCGAAGCCGTAAAGTATTATTTGCCAAAGTTGCTGTTGGTTCCAATTTGGCATGCTTTCTTATATATGGACTACATAAAATCTTTGATGCAGCTGAGTCCTTCACAAGAGGATAGAGAAAGCTTTGAACAAGTTCAGGGTCTACTGAGGCCCTTGCGCTGTGatcttgaaaatattgttgCTAATTTACCCAA GGAATCAGTGGTACCGATGCATAGTCGTGCGCGTCGACTACTGGCAATAGAAAAGACCAgagatttacaaaattctgttgAACATTGGGATAAAGATGTTGGTCAATGCTGCAACGAGTTTATAAGAG agGACACTCTTAGTAAACTGGGTTCTGGAAAGAGAATAACCGAAAGAAAGGTCTATTTATTCGACGGGCTTATAGTTTTATGTAAATCTATTGCCAAAAAACAGACTGTCTCCACTGGAGCCTCAAACTACGATTTTAGActtaaagaaaaattctttaTGCGACGGGTTGAAATAATCGATCGAACCGATACTGAAGATTTAAAGTATGCATTCGAAATTTCTCCTAGAGTAGAACCTGCTGTTATTTTAATAG cGAAAAATTCTCAACACAAAAGTGATTGGATGGCCGACCTTATAATGGTGAACACAAAATCTATGTTAGATCGTATTTTGGATAGCATATTATTAGACATGGAGAAAAAGCATCCGCTGCGCCTACCCAGTCCTGACATATACAAATTTGCCATTCCTGACAATGTAGATAATATTGTTTTAGAAGAACGTGAAAGTGCTGGAGTTCCGCTTATaaag GGAGCTACGTTGTGTAAATTAATTGAACGTTTGACGTATCACATTTATGCAGATCCTATGTTTGTTAGGACATTTTTAACAACTTATCGATATTTCTGTTCACCTCAAAGTCTACTTCAACTTTTGATTGAACGTTTTAATATACCAGATCCAAGTTTAGTGTATCATGAGGTACCCGCTAGCGAAAGAGAAAATAATCCTGATTCTGaaaaattgcacaaaaattCTCAACGTGAAGATTGGAAACGTTACCGCAAGGAATATGTCCAACCTGTACAGTTTCGGGTGCTGAACGTTCTGCGACATTGGGTGGATCatcatttttatgattttgaaaaagatcCAATATTATTGGAGACATTGCTTCATTTCTTGGAAAATGTCAATGGAAAATCTATGAAGAAATGGGTTGATTCAGTGATGAAAATTGTTCAAAGAAAG aAGAATGAACAAGAAAAGagtcaaaaacaaataacttttGCTTATGGCAACAGTCCTCCACCTATTGAACATCATCTTCAAGTACCAGATTCTGAAATAAATTTACTTACACTACATCCATTGGAACTTGCACGCCAACTAACTCTGCTTGAAtttgaattatataaaaatgtcAAACCATCAGAGTTAGTCGGATCACCGTGGACTAAGAAAGACAAAGAAGTTAAAAGCCcaaatcttttgaaaataatgaaatacaCCACAAATGTAACTCGatggtttgaaaaatcaataataatGGCTGAAAACTATGAAGAACGAGTAGCAATGGTGGCTCGAGCAATCGAAGTTATGATGGTTATGTTggaattaaataatttcaatggaATCTTATCGATTATTGCCGCAATGGGTAGCGCTTCGGTTTACAGACTTAAACTCACATTTCAGGGTCTACCTGCAAGATATGAAAAATTTCTTGAAGAATGTCGTGAGCTTAATGATGATGGACATTTGAAGAAATATCAAGAGAAATTGCGCTCAATAAACCCTCCATGTGTACCATTCTTTGGTAGATACCTCACAAATATATTGCATCTTGAAGAAGGAAATCCAGATTTTTTGCCAAATtcagaattaattaatttttcaaaaagaagaaaagtcGCTGAAATAATTGGTGAAATTCAACAATACCAAAATCAACCATATTGCTTGATGGTTGATCCAAAAATAAGg aatttTCTGGAGAATTTAAATCCTTTTAAAGGCATGTCAGACACTGACATATCAAATTACTTGTACCACGAAAGCTTACGGATTGAACCCCGGGGTTGCAAGCAGCCACCCAAGTTT gcACGAAAGTGGGCGTCAATTACACTGAAGTCTCCAGGAATTAAACCTCGACGACAAACAACCAGCAATATTAATCATAGTAGTAATAGCAATAATAGTCTaccaattttatcaaatttaaccTTCGGGTCTAAGATGCAGAACAATGTGCAATACGATGGAGAGCAGAGTCCACCTAGTGGAATGAAGCCAACCTCATATGCGGCGATGAATGTTCAatcattttcagtttttgcGAATGTAAATATACCTGAAAAAAGTAGTGGTTTTTGGAATCAACACTTGAGCAGTCACCACAGTCAATGTAGTGGCAGTGAGTCATTACAATATAATTCAAACTTGGATGCAATGTACAATACAGAATCGGAAACAAATCATAGTCTTGGCGAAGATTTGCTTTCAGCAACAAATACTTCATGTGCAGTCGCCCCGATTTTGCCTAAAAAagctacaaatataaataattgtaTGATGAGCACAAATGCATGGAGTTCGGATTTGGCAAATCCTACAAAAAGTCCTCTGGCAACCTCGATCGGAGACTTTTTTCAATCACAATTTATGCCAAAGGAAGTTAAAATGGATAGCTATAATCATAGTAGGGACATTTCAATTGGTAGTATATGTGAAAGTCTAGCTTCACCAGCACCTTTGGTTGCTATAAGCCCAAAAACTGATCATCATTCAAAGCAAAAAATTCGATCTCCATTCCAAAATGCACCTATGCATACTCAAAGTTTTATTCCTACAAAGAATTCGAG cAGTCCTAAGGAGCCATTACATTTTTCTGAGGCAACTTCATCTCCGTACTCTCTGCAGAGTATGGAGCTTTCCATTCCCATATCTCCTCACGTTAATGTTCCTACAACTCATCTTGGATTTGAATCAGCTGCTCCACCACCTCTTCCACCACGACGGAGGGACAGAGTAGAAAGTTTCAATGAAATGGCTCAAAAACAGCAGGCTCCAGATGCGCCTACA CTTCCTCCAAGAGATGGTGAACTTAGTCCACCACCTTTACCCCCTAGAGTTATGAGCACATCAGGCACcctaacaaaacaacaaaactcaAACGTAGAAATAAGTCAACACAATTTACAGCTTCCAAACACCAGTATTATAATGATGCGAAGAAACTCGGCGATGCAAAATAGAGGTTCCACTTATTCAACCTCAAACTCAGGTGCGGGCAGGAATGAAGACCAAATTTCATCACCCTCAATAAATTTTTCATCTTCGCCAAAAACACCGAAAACATTTGATGGTTATGATTTTTCAGTGATACCTTGCAATAATGAGTCAACAAAAGCTATGCATGGAAAAGCTGCGTCCTCATCCAAGGCAATGTTTTGCTCCGCTGACGCAACGCCCAAACTTCCACCAAAACCTGTGGTCAGCGGGAGTATGTTCCACGCCG ATAAAATTACGATGTTTCCCTATCCAAGTATAAACAATGATTAA